The following proteins are encoded in a genomic region of Sneathiella marina:
- a CDS encoding coniferyl-alcohol dehydrogenase, with the protein MEHPILMTGGASGVGAATAKSLVKRGHRVLTLDLKKPDNDDLIYVQCDLSDPESIDTAVAALDGCFSSLVNIAGVPVGRSGSDLTMRVNLFGLRHLTERVWGRIVDNGTVVNVASIAGNNWRKRRDFLADVLRTNSFDDGVDWWHRNEEAVGVDAYTFSKEAVVLYTMQMAGKGLERGIRVNDVGPGPVKTPIFEDFSKDAGAEAMQSMIDMVGRAAEPEDIAEAIVTLAEGNIGWLNGQHVIVDGGMTAGFSSGWSR; encoded by the coding sequence ATGGAGCATCCAATTTTAATGACAGGTGGCGCTTCGGGCGTCGGAGCAGCAACAGCAAAATCGTTAGTGAAAAGAGGACACCGCGTCCTTACGCTGGACTTAAAGAAACCAGACAATGACGATTTGATATATGTTCAATGTGATCTTAGCGATCCAGAGAGTATTGATACGGCCGTTGCCGCATTGGACGGATGTTTTTCTTCGCTGGTTAATATTGCGGGCGTTCCAGTAGGGCGGTCGGGTTCTGATTTGACCATGCGGGTTAATCTGTTCGGGCTTCGCCATCTAACAGAACGTGTCTGGGGTCGCATTGTTGATAACGGAACTGTAGTAAATGTTGCGTCAATTGCAGGAAATAATTGGCGAAAGAGGCGTGATTTTTTGGCGGATGTGTTGCGTACAAATAGCTTTGATGATGGCGTTGATTGGTGGCATCGAAACGAAGAAGCTGTTGGTGTTGATGCTTATACTTTTTCGAAGGAAGCAGTAGTCCTATACACCATGCAAATGGCGGGTAAAGGTCTGGAACGTGGTATTCGTGTCAATGATGTTGGGCCAGGGCCAGTGAAAACACCAATATTTGAAGATTTCTCTAAAGATGCGGGAGCCGAAGCAATGCAAAGCATGATCGATATGGTTGGTCGTGCAGCAGAACCGGAAGATATTGCAGAAGCAATAGTAACTCTTGCCGAAGGCAATATTGGATGGCTCAATGGTCAACATGTCATCGTTGATGGGGGCATGACTGCTGGCTTTTCATCTGGATGGTCGCGATAG
- a CDS encoding efflux RND transporter permease subunit, with protein sequence MQNIPRFFIDRPIFACVLSIMIFIAGLLAMLRLPISEYPEVVPPSVVVQAQFPGANPAEISETVATPLEEQINGVEGMLYINSLATTDGNLSLTVTFEIGTDPDLAQQKVQNRVSQALPRLPDVVRQLGVNVVKSSPDLTMVVHLRSPNERYDMLYLRNYATLNVKDRLARLEGVGQVRLFGSGDYAMRIWLNPDRVAERNLTASEVVNAIRSQNVQVAAGIIGGAPYDDGIQVQLPVNVQGRLQSPEEFSKVIIKRDTDGAVTRLGDVARIELAAQQYALRSLLDNKPAVAIPIFAAPGSNALDISSSVRATMSELKQNFPEGVDYSIVYDPTVFVQDSIKSVIVTLLEAVALVVLVVIIFLQTWRASIIPLLAVPVSIIGTFALMLLLGFSINVLSLFGLILAIGIVVDDAIVVVENVERNISDGLSPRDATIAAMKEVTGPIIATSLVITSVFVPIAFISGLTGQFYKQFALTIAIATIISTINSLTLSPALSALLLKKHDAPKDFLTKILDGIFGWFFRAFNRFFNRSTDIYAKSVKVFVGRKAIMMILYAVLLGFTYQGFQMIPSGFIPLQDKQYLVSFAQLPQGATLDRTEDVMREMSEIALKEPGVKSAVAFPGLSINGFVNSTSAGIVFVTLDDFSERKDPALSGFAIAQKLQQKYGGVEEAFIAIFPAPPVQGLGSVGGFKLQVQDRSDSGYKTLDNVMKQVLGKAWAAPELIGIFSSYNVNVPQLQIDLDRTKALQIGIPVDEVFRAMQIYLGSLYVNDFNLFGRTYQVIAQADKPYRSAPDDILRLKTRNAEGLLVPLGSVVTVTETFGPDTAMRYNAFRSADLNGNAAPGFSSGEAQSAITKILEETLPPGMEFEWTELTYQQILSGNTAVFIFPLCIFLVYLVLAAQYESLTLPLAVIMIVPMSILAALIGVYIVGGDNNIFTQISLFVLAGLASKNAILIVEFARELERQGHSAISAAVEASRLRLRPILMTSFAFIMGVLPLVLSTGAGAEMRQAIGVAVFSGMLGVTFFGLILTPVFYVLVRRLSPSTDIVREKPLAM encoded by the coding sequence ATGCAGAATATTCCAAGATTCTTCATTGACCGGCCGATCTTTGCCTGCGTCCTGTCAATCATGATCTTCATTGCCGGCTTACTCGCGATGCTGCGCCTACCCATTTCTGAATATCCGGAAGTTGTCCCGCCTTCGGTCGTTGTTCAGGCACAGTTTCCCGGCGCAAATCCGGCTGAAATTTCAGAAACGGTGGCAACTCCGCTTGAGGAACAAATCAACGGCGTTGAAGGAATGCTATATATCAACTCGCTCGCGACAACCGACGGAAACCTCTCTTTGACGGTTACGTTCGAAATCGGGACCGATCCGGATCTTGCACAGCAAAAAGTTCAGAACCGTGTTTCCCAGGCATTACCTCGCCTCCCGGATGTTGTACGTCAGCTTGGCGTTAATGTTGTCAAAAGCTCTCCAGACTTGACTATGGTCGTGCATTTGCGCTCCCCCAATGAGCGCTATGACATGCTGTATTTAAGAAACTACGCCACATTAAACGTCAAGGACCGACTGGCCCGCCTGGAAGGCGTAGGCCAAGTTCGCTTGTTTGGATCTGGCGACTACGCCATGCGTATCTGGTTGAACCCAGACCGCGTCGCAGAGCGGAACCTTACGGCCAGCGAGGTGGTGAACGCAATCCGCAGCCAGAATGTTCAGGTTGCAGCCGGAATAATAGGCGGCGCTCCATATGACGACGGAATTCAAGTACAGCTCCCCGTGAATGTCCAAGGCAGGCTACAATCACCCGAGGAATTTTCAAAGGTGATCATCAAACGCGATACCGATGGGGCCGTTACCCGCCTTGGAGATGTAGCCCGCATTGAGCTGGCGGCCCAGCAATATGCATTACGGTCTTTGTTGGACAACAAGCCTGCTGTTGCCATTCCGATTTTTGCGGCACCGGGGTCAAATGCGCTGGACATTTCCAGCAGTGTTCGCGCCACGATGTCGGAACTAAAGCAAAACTTTCCTGAAGGGGTTGATTACAGTATCGTCTACGACCCCACCGTCTTCGTCCAAGACTCCATCAAATCAGTTATTGTCACGTTGCTTGAAGCGGTCGCATTGGTTGTACTTGTGGTTATCATCTTTCTTCAGACATGGCGGGCCTCCATTATTCCGCTATTGGCTGTCCCGGTATCGATTATCGGTACATTCGCACTTATGTTACTACTTGGCTTTTCTATAAATGTTTTGTCTCTGTTCGGATTGATCCTGGCAATCGGTATCGTCGTTGATGATGCCATCGTCGTTGTTGAAAATGTCGAGCGGAATATCAGCGACGGCTTAAGTCCGCGGGACGCGACAATTGCGGCCATGAAGGAAGTAACAGGCCCGATTATCGCCACATCCCTGGTTATCACCAGTGTGTTTGTTCCCATCGCTTTCATCAGCGGTCTTACCGGTCAGTTCTACAAGCAATTTGCACTAACCATTGCTATTGCAACTATTATTTCAACAATCAACTCCCTGACCTTAAGCCCAGCTTTATCTGCACTCCTCCTCAAGAAACATGACGCTCCAAAAGACTTTCTTACAAAAATTCTAGATGGAATTTTCGGCTGGTTTTTCCGGGCGTTCAACCGGTTTTTTAATCGAAGCACCGATATTTATGCCAAAAGTGTCAAGGTTTTCGTCGGTCGAAAAGCCATAATGATGATCCTCTATGCTGTCCTTCTTGGCTTTACCTATCAGGGGTTTCAAATGATACCTTCTGGCTTCATTCCTCTTCAGGACAAACAATATCTGGTGAGCTTCGCACAGCTTCCACAAGGAGCAACATTAGATCGGACGGAAGACGTTATGCGCGAGATGTCAGAGATAGCGCTTAAAGAACCAGGTGTTAAGAGCGCCGTTGCATTCCCTGGCCTTTCTATCAACGGATTCGTAAATAGCACCAGCGCAGGGATCGTGTTTGTGACTTTGGATGATTTTTCGGAGCGCAAAGATCCAGCCCTTTCCGGATTTGCCATCGCCCAAAAGCTACAGCAAAAATACGGCGGCGTAGAAGAAGCGTTCATCGCCATTTTCCCAGCTCCTCCGGTACAGGGACTTGGATCCGTCGGCGGCTTCAAACTTCAGGTTCAGGACAGAAGTGACAGTGGCTATAAAACCCTGGACAATGTGATGAAACAGGTTCTCGGGAAAGCATGGGCGGCACCTGAACTAATTGGTATTTTCTCCAGCTACAATGTCAATGTACCTCAACTTCAGATAGATCTTGACCGTACCAAAGCGTTGCAAATTGGTATTCCAGTTGATGAAGTCTTCCGGGCGATGCAGATTTATTTAGGCTCTTTGTATGTCAATGACTTCAACCTGTTTGGCCGCACTTATCAGGTGATCGCACAGGCAGACAAGCCCTACCGTTCGGCGCCAGATGATATTCTGCGGCTGAAGACCCGTAACGCAGAAGGACTACTTGTACCTCTTGGCAGTGTCGTGACGGTTACGGAGACTTTTGGACCTGATACCGCCATGCGCTACAACGCGTTCCGATCAGCAGATTTAAATGGTAACGCTGCGCCGGGATTTTCAAGTGGAGAGGCTCAATCTGCAATCACAAAAATCCTCGAAGAAACCTTGCCGCCAGGAATGGAGTTCGAATGGACAGAACTAACCTACCAGCAGATTTTATCCGGCAATACAGCAGTGTTTATTTTCCCGCTTTGCATTTTCCTGGTTTATCTTGTTCTGGCGGCCCAATATGAAAGCCTAACGTTGCCGCTTGCCGTTATCATGATTGTTCCCATGAGCATTCTTGCAGCGTTGATCGGCGTCTACATCGTCGGGGGCGACAATAATATCTTCACACAGATCAGTCTTTTCGTTCTGGCGGGACTGGCGTCAAAGAATGCCATTCTGATTGTTGAGTTTGCTCGCGAACTGGAGCGGCAGGGCCATAGCGCTATCTCTGCCGCCGTCGAGGCAAGCCGTTTGCGGCTTCGTCCAATTTTAATGACCTCATTCGCTTTCATTATGGGTGTGCTGCCTCTAGTCCTGTCAACGGGCGCAGGTGCCGAAATGCGCCAGGCAATCGGCGTGGCGGTTTTCTCCGGAATGTTAGGCGTGACTTTTTTCGGCCTGATACTGACGCCAGTCTTCTATGTGCTTGTTCGAAGGCTTTCACCTAGTACTGACATTGTCAGAGAAAAACCGCTTGCCATGTGA